CGAATGCCAGCCTCGAACTCCGCGAAGACAGCCGTCATTCCGCCGGATTGCTTGGCCATGGCGGCGCGTTGAATCGACTTGGTCCGGATCTGAAATCGTTCGTCCTCGGGCATGCTCTTGTCGTTGAGCTTCTCGGTCTCGAGCTTCGCAATCAGTTGCGTGGCTTCGTCCGATCCCAGATTGGCCGCCGTTTCAAGCATGCCCTCATGAAAACGCTTTGCTTCCCCGGCCTTGGGGTGAGAAGCATGTTGGGTGAAGAACTCCTTCGCCTTGGCTGCGGCTGCCAGGGCGTGGGGAACCACGACCTTGGCGTATTCCTCCCGCGAGGGGCGCTGCTTCTGCCATTCCGGTGGAAAATTGGGAGGCCGCACCGCCTTCTCCACTTCCTTCCAAGCCTCATCCGCGGGGGCTGCCTTGTCGGCGGCTTGCACAGCCGGGAGAAGTCCGGGACAGGATCCTCCAGGGGACAGGCTGAACCCAAGAAGAGTCGCCGAAGCAGCGAGCGTGAGCTTGGAGAGGCGATTGAAGTTGGGCCTCAAATTCGAAAATCTCATGATGATGAATCACCCTCACTTCGAGGGCTTTGGGCACCGTTCCACAGCATGGTGAGTTTGGCCAGCACGAATTCTCGACGACGAGCGTTGGTCGGATTCGAGAAATCCGCCACTCGATCGAGATTCTTGGCCGCGGTCTCCTTGCCACTCAGTGCACTCCGAAGAGTCTCGAATTCCCATTCCGAAAGGGAGATGGACTTCTTTTCGGCCCTTTCGTCGCGCGCCACCCCCCGGGCAAATTCCATGAGCAGGGGGCAAGGTTCCAGACAAGGAACGCACCCCGTGCGTCCCGGTTGGGACTCGGGAGTATCTGGAAGAGCCCACATTCGCTGCTTTAAGCAAAACTTTTCGTGACACTGAGATTGCGCGACCCACCGCAGTCCGTCGTCACTCAGAGCGGCATTGACTCGGTACATGCCGGTTTGCCGCCCTGCCAATTCGCGATAGGCCGTGGCGCGACTTGCCTTCCGGTGGAAAGCAAACCAGTCGGCGACTGCGCCCGGATAAAGTTGTTGGAGACACTGGTCGAGCTCGGATAGGGACCGGGCCGTGCATTTCCATCCGGTTCGCAGGGTTGGGGCGGTTCGCAACGGTCGAAAGCGTCCGCTCTCATCATATTGCGCGAGCTCACGCAACGCCTCCGGGGAAGTCTCCAGCAACCATCGATCTTCGGCCTCGCCATCTTTGAGGTGCCGCAATTCGAAGTGCCCGCCCGCCCGGCGAATGCGCACTTCGAGCAGCACTGCGGGATCGCCTTGGTCTTGGAGCAGGGCTTCCAGTGCCATGGTGCTTGGTGTTGACATCGGCGGCCATGATTCTTCAAGTCAACGGGAAATGCAATCCGGTGCACATTCGGCAAAAGAAGCGCCGGGATCTCACCCCGCCCCCGACGACGCGGAGTTGAGACCCATCCTGGCGTACCATCGAATCGATTCCGACCTCGCCACTTCCGGCCAGCCCGATCCGGATCAGTTCGGCGCGATTCGGAACGCCGGCTTCGCCGTGGTGTTGAACCTCGCCTTGCCCTCATCGGATCGGGCATTGGCCCATGAAGGCGCTCTCGTCACCCAACTGGGCATGGCTTACTTCCACTTGCCGGTCTCGTTCGAGCATCCTCGAATCGAGGATTATGAGGCCTTTCGCCAGGTGCTCTCGGCCTGGAAAGGACGACGGGTCTGGGTTCATTGCGCCGCCAACATGCGAGTTTCCTGCTTCGTCTTCCTTTACAGGGTCTTGGAAGAGGGCCTCCGCGAGAGTGACGCGGCAAGGGATCTGCAAGCCATCTGGAACCCGGACGACACTTGGAGCGTCTTCATGACGAAAGTCATGCGTGAAACCAAACCTTCCCGGACGATTGAAACAGGACAGCGAGTGGGGACTTCGTTGCCGGATTGGAAAACGCCCGTCTCTCCGGAAAGGGTTCCTTGCCAGGGACAATACGCCCGGCTCCAACCTCTGGACGCAAAACGGGACGCGGAATCGCTTTGGGAAGAACTGGGAAGCGGACCAAACGATTCGCGCTGGACTTACCTCCCTTATGGGCCCTTTCGAGAGCCGGATTCCTTCTTTCGGTGGTTGCAAACTCAGCAGGATCTTGCCGATCCGGTCTTTTTTTCCATCCATTCAGTTCACCAAACTCGAGCGCTGGGACTGGCGAGTTACATGCGGATCCAACCGGAACATGGTTCCATCGAAATCGGCCACATCCACTTTGGAAGCAAGCTTCAGCGGAGCACCGCGGCCACCGAAGCTCTCTACTTGATGATGGAACAGGGATTCCGGCTGGGTTACCGCCGGTGCGAGTGGAAGTGCGATCAGTTCAACGGACCTTCGCGGCAGGCGGCGGAGCGGCTTGGCTTTGTGTTCGAAGGTGTTTTTCGACACGCGACCGTGTACAAGGGCCGAAGCCGGGACACCGCGTGGTATTCCATTGTCGATTCGGAATGGCCGCGACTCCGTTCTGCGATCCGGCGCTGGCTGGCGCCGGAGAACTTCGATTCCGAGGGCCGTCAGCGAATGACTTTGAAAGAGTCTCAAATGCATTCCACGGGGCGAACCGCCTAGAAATCCCGCCGGATGGTTCGATCACCTGCTTGGACCGAATCCCGTTTCGTGGGCTGGGGTTTCTCCTCCATCTGAGTCGGTGCGCGCCATCGGGCGGGGTTCCTTCGAAGAAGCGGAAGCGGCTCGGCGCAGGGCTTGATCCAGATCTCCGCAGAAATTCTCCAGGCCGATTCGTTCGGCCAAACCCGATTCCACCATCAGTTTCATCGGCTGAGGTTGAACCGCCGTGAGCAAGAGCCGCGCGCCTTGCCGATGCAATTCCTCCCAGGCTCGTTCCAACGCGCGCAAGCCGGTGGCATCAAGGAGGGGCACCTGCCGCATTCGAAAGACCACGGTTTTCATACCCGTGAGATCCACGCGCAAGGCTGCCTCCAGCTTGTCGGCTGCGGCGAAAAAAAGAGGGCCGTCGAATCGAAAGAGCATCACGCCCGGAGGCACCTCTTTTCCTCGAATCGTGTTTCCTCCCGAGAACTCAGGGTCGTTGCCCGGGGTGAGTCGTTTGATCACCGTCAAGCTTTCCATGCGCTTGAGAAAGAGAACGCCAGCCAGGAAAAGTCCCGCGGAAACGCCGAGGGTGAGATCGAAGACCACGGTGAGGGCGAAAGCCGTCATCATCACCCCAAAGTCGGCGCGTGAGCTTGTCCAGGCTTGGACAAAGTGATGCCAATCTCCCATTCGCAGGGCCACCCCCATGAGCACCGCCGCCAGACTGGCCATCGGTATGTGGCTCACGAGCGGGGCTCCCACCATCACGAACAAACAAAGCGCCACAGCGTGCACGAGGCTGCTGATGGGAGTGCAGGCGCCGCTTCGAACGTTCGCGGCAGTCCGCGCCAGTGCGCCCGTGACGGCGAATCCACCCGCAAAAGGCACCACCAGGTTGGCCAATCCCTGCCCCATCAACTCTTGGTTGGAATCATGGCGAGTTCCGGTCAGTTCATCCGCCACCGTGGCAGACAACAAACTTTCGATCCCACCCAAGGCCGCGATGACGAAGGCCGGACCCATCAGGTCGCGAATCCTTTCCCAACTGAGGTTTGGCTATTGCAGTTCGGGCCAGGCCGACGGAATGACACCATACCGGGACTCGATCCTGGGCACCGGCCAATCCCATCCATAAGCCAGAATCGAAGTCACGAGGATCGCCAGCAAGGATCCGGGAACCTTGCGGGTTACGAAGGGGGTTGCCATCACGATGGACAGGCTAAGCCCCCCCAGAAACACCGCATGCCCGTTGAACTCGGAAAGCCGGGAAAGCATGTGAACGAACAATTCCGGCGCACCCCGGACGGATTGAACGTTCAATCCCAAAAAGTCGGGGAATTGCCCCAAGAATATGATGACCGCGATGCCCGCAGTGAAACCCGCGATCACGGGATGCGGCACGTACTTGAGCAAGCGCCCCAACTTCAACATTCCGAGTGCCACGAGAATCAATCCCGCCAGAAAAGTGGCCACGACCAACCCTTCATACCCGCGAGAAGCCGCAATCGCCGCCAACACGCGTACGAAAGCCCCGGTGGGACCCGCCAATGATCGCAGTCCAAAGCCCCTGGCCGGGTGTGGCGCCGGAGGCAATGCCAAAGCCCACCGCCAGCGGCAACGCAATGATGCCCACCGCAAGG
The sequence above is a segment of the Verrucomicrobiota bacterium genome. Coding sequences within it:
- a CDS encoding GNAT family N-acetyltransferase — translated: MRTSSSTAGSPWSWSRASSAMVLGVDIGGHDSSSQREMQSGAHSAKEAPGSHPAPDDAELRPILAYHRIDSDLATSGQPDPDQFGAIRNAGFAVVLNLALPSSDRALAHEGALVTQLGMAYFHLPVSFEHPRIEDYEAFRQVLSAWKGRRVWVHCAANMRVSCFVFLYRVLEEGLRESDAARDLQAIWNPDDTWSVFMTKVMRETKPSRTIETGQRVGTSLPDWKTPVSPERVPCQGQYARLQPLDAKRDAESLWEELGSGPNDSRWTYLPYGPFREPDSFFRWLQTQQDLADPVFFSIHSVHQTRALGLASYMRIQPEHGSIEIGHIHFGSKLQRSTAATEALYLMMEQGFRLGYRRCEWKCDQFNGPSRQAAERLGFVFEGVFRHATVYKGRSRDTAWYSIVDSEWPRLRSAIRRWLAPENFDSEGRQRMTLKESQMHSTGRTA
- a CDS encoding STAS domain-containing protein; the encoded protein is MGPAFVIAALGGIESLLSATVADELTGTRHDSNQELMGQGLANLVVPFAGGFAVTGALARTAANVRSGACTPISSLVHAVALCLFVMVGAPLVSHIPMASLAAVLMGVALRMGDWHHFVQAWTSSRADFGVMMTAFALTVVFDLTLGVSAGLFLAGVLFLKRMESLTVIKRLTPGNDPEFSGGNTIRGKEVPPGVMLFRFDGPLFFAAADKLEAALRVDLTGMKTVVFRMRQVPLLDATGLRALERAWEELHRQGARLLLTAVQPQPMKLMVESGLAERIGLENFCGDLDQALRRAASASSKEPRPMARTDSDGGETPAHETGFGPSR
- a CDS encoding SulP family inorganic anion transporter, producing MRWASLRCRWRWALALPPAPHPARGFGLRSLAGPTGAFVRVLAAIAASRGYEGLVVATFLAGLILVALGMLKLGRLLKYVPHPVIAGFTAGIAVIIFLGQFPDFLGLNVQSVRGAPELFVHMLSRLSEFNGHAVFLGGLSLSIVMATPFVTRKVPGSLLAILVTSILAYGWDWPVPRIESRYGVIPSAWPELQ